A single Pan paniscus chromosome 21, NHGRI_mPanPan1-v2.0_pri, whole genome shotgun sequence DNA region contains:
- the CST5 gene encoding cystatin-D, whose protein sequence is MTWPMHTPLLLLTALMVAVAGSASAQSRTLAGGIHAADLNDKSVQRALDFAISEYNKVISKDEYYSRPLQVMAAYQQIVGGVNYYFNVKFGRTTCTKSQPNLDNCPFNDQPKLKEEEFCSFQINEVPWEDKISILNYKCRKV, encoded by the exons ATGACATGGCCCATGCACACCCCACTGCTGCTGCTGACTGCCTTGATGGTGGCCGTGGCCGGGAGTGCCTCGGCCCAATCTAGGACCTTGGCAGGTGGCATCCATGCCGCAGACCTCAATGACAAGAGTGTGCAGCGTGCCCTGGACTTTGCCATCAGCGAGTACAACAAGGTCATTAGTAAGGATGAGTACTACAGCCGCCCTCTGCAGGTGATGGCTGCCTACCagcag ATCGTGGGTGGGGTGAACTACTACTTCAATGTGAAGTTCGGTCGAACCACATGCACCAAGTCCCAGCCCAACTTGGACAACTGTCCCTTCAATGACCAGCCAAAACTGAAAGAG GAAGAGTTCTGCTCTTTCCAGATCAATGAAGTTCCCTGGGAGGATAAAATTTCCATTCTGAACTACAAGTGCCGGAAAGTCTAG